GCGACAAACGGTCAAGAATTTGAGTCAAAGAAGTCTGATCTGTTACTGGAGCATTAAAGAGTCGGACAGTGGAAGGCTTTGCAGAAAGCTTCACGGACGCAACTATGACTATGATTACTATTACGATTATGCCAACTAATATGACTTTTTGAATCGGCTTCCATTTGGACCACATATTTTTGAGTCCATCTGTTACCTTTTTAAGCCATTCGTTCATCTGTCCCCTCCCGTGAACGAATTTTAAAGAAATTTATACTAAATTTAATTAAGTATAACATAGGAAGAGAAATTTGACAATAAAAATGTTAACTAACGTTAATTATTTTGAAAAACTATCGGGTAGTAGTAATCTCGTTCCATCCGGTAACCAGACGGTCAATTACAGTCTGCGCAAGGTTCAGGCTCTGGCGGGCTTTTGCCATTGCAATTGTTACATCATGAATATCAACATCATCAGGATCTGTAATGAGCTTTTCCTGAACTGCAGTAACATCCAGCTGCTGGCTGTTTACAGTGCTCAAGGCATCAAGAAGATATGACTGGAAAGATTTTGACTCACCTGCACGTTGAATCGAAGCAGCTTCTGTTCTGTTTAGTTTTTCGATTGGCGACATGCCGGGAATATTTGCAGTAAGAGGCTGAATCTTTCCCTGTCCAAAATGAGCTTTATCTGTGCGCACCATCTGAAGGGTGCCGAAATCTTGAATCTTCATGTTTCCCTACCCGTTTATAATTCTACACCCGTTATCGTCCGATTTCAAGTGCTGCAGAGAACATATCCTTTGCACCGTCAACAACTGTTGCATTTGCTTCGTAAGCACGTGAGGCAGAAATCAAATCTACCATTTCGTTTACGATATTTACGTTAGGATATTCAACATAACCTTTATGAGGGCCACTCTGATATGCATCAGGATGGGTTGGATCATAAACAAGACGTCCCTCAGAAGTATCTTTTGTAATCTCCAAAACCTTTACACCTTTTCCAGGACCATTGTCGAGGCTTGAAGGAGTAAATGGTGTTCTCCACTGTGGATTTGCATCTGCAACAGGACGCATTACAACGGTAGATTTTTTGAAAGGACCGCCGTCCTGTGTACGTGTAGTCGAAGCGTTTGCAATATTATCAGAAATTACATCTGTTCTGAGTCTTTCAGCAGCCATTCCGGTTGCGGCTATGTTAATACTAGTAAAAAGTCCCATATTTTAGCTCTCCTATTTCTTCATTGCGGTCGATACCTGATCAAACTCAAAGCTTGTGAGCTGGGTGAGCATGCGGTACTGCATCTGAATCTGGAGGATATTGTTTGCTTCAGTTTCTGCATCTACGTTGTTACCGTTTGCCTTTGCTGTAGTTGTGTAATCGAGAACACGACGAGGCTGAACATCACGGTAATCGTATGGAACATTTACCTGAATATGGCGGGAATCTGTTGTTGTAAGATGAAAAGCATTCTTAGCTTCTTTTTCAGAATCAAGAGCACGCTTAAGTTCACTTTCAAAGTTTACTGTTGAACGCTTAAAATTAGGAACCTCACTGTTTGCAAGGTTATTTGCTGTAACCTGATAGCGCAATGAAGTTACGTCCATTTCACGCTGAAGCAGGTCAATTGAACGGGTGAAACTGTTCATAAACTATTTTTTCCTCCTCTGATTTTTGTTTACATCTAGTTGATTTTCGGAATCTGGAGGAAAAGGTTTAGGAATTTTTATCAGAAAGATTTACAGTGGTCTATCTGTACGGAATTCATGCTTAATAATGCGCCATGCAAAGAAATCAAGCAGAATAACATAAATATAGAAGACATACTGATATCCAAGCGCTGCTACCTGTTCAGAAAGGAGGAAATCATAAGCTCCATGAATCAGCATAGGAATACCCAATGCAAGAAGTTTACAGAACTTCATTCTGCCTGTTTTACCATCCAGCCAGAAAGTTTTTGCACGGCTGAGCCAGTAGCCCATGAAAACGCCGAAGGTTGCATGTCCCGGAATAGCAAAGATAGCACGTCCAATAGAAACGCCTGTTCCATAAGAAACTACATACAAAATGTTTTCCAGCGCTGCAAATCCTAAAGAGGCAGAAACTGCGTAAACAATTCCATCATATCTGTAATCAAAATTCCTGTTTTTCCAGACAATCAGCATAAGAACAAGCCATTTAGAAAATTCTTCTACCAGAGCAACACCAACTGTATTTTCCATCCATACAAACAGAATTGTTGCAGGATCATAATACATACTGATCATTGAAATAAGAAAACGTTCTGCAGCAGCACAAGGAATAGAAAAAATTGCCCCGTAAATAACAACCTTCAGAACAAAGTTTAATGGCTCACGCTCGTTTTTATCGAGTAAATATACATATCTTAGAATCAGAAAAACCGGAAGCAAGGCCGGAATCAGAATAAAATATAAAATGAATTTCATGATTTTATTGTACAACGAAGATTTAGCGAGGTCAATTTATCAGGCCACAGGTGGGAATTTTATGAGCCGGCGGCGGACAATTATATAGATTTATACAATTTAATCAGAGATGATTTATTTTTGATTTTGCGAAAAACGGGGTAAAATGATTGTACAAAATATAAATCACCGTAAACGCGGACTTTTAAGGAGATTTTTGATGGATAATTTTACATTTTATAGCCCAACTAAGTTTGTTTTTGGAAAAGATACTGAACAGCAGGCAGGTGCACTTGTAAAGGAATTTGGTGGAAGCAAGGTTTTGCTTCATTTTGGCGGTAAATCTGCAGAAAAATCAGGTCTTCTTGGAAGAGTTCGAGAATCTCTGAAAGGAGCCGGTGTTGATTTTGTAGAACTCGGTGGAGTTCATCCTAATCCTCTTGATGATTTAGTTTATGAAGGAATAGATTTGTGCCGTAAGAACGGCGTGGACTTTATTCTTGCTGTTGGCGGAGGTTCTGTAATTGACAGTGCTAAAGCTATTGCAATGGGCGTTTGCTATGATGGCGATTTCTGGGATTTTTATTCATATACAGCACAGCCAAAAAAGGCACTTCCAGTTGGAACTGTTCTCACAATTGCAGCTGCCGGAAGTGAAGGTTCCGGTGACTCTGTAATCACTAAAAAAGATGGAATGATAAAACGCGGAACAGGCGGTGAATGTATCCGTCCTAAGTTCTCTATTTTGAATCCTGCATTGACACAGACTCTGCCTGCATACCAGACAGCGTGTGGTGCAACAGATATTATGGCTCACGTTTGCGAGCGTTACTTTACAAACACAAAGGATGTAGAAACTACAGACCGTTTGTGTGAAGCAGTTCTGATGGCTATGATCCACGAAACTCCTAAAGTAATCGCTGACGCAAATGATTATGAAGCCCGCGCTAACATCATGTGGGCCGGAATGGTTGCTCATAACAATATCGTTGGTGTTGGCCGTGACCAGGACTGGAACAGCCACGGAATTGAACATGAACTTTCAGGCCTTTATGACTGTGCTCACGGTGCAGGACTTGCAGTTATCATGCCTTCATGGATGGAATTTGTTTATAAGCATGATGTAATGCGTTTTGCTCAGTGGGCTACACGTGTTTGGGGCTGCAAGATGGATTTTGCTGATCCGGAAGCTACAGCACGCGAAGGTATCAAGCGTTTCCGCGAGTTCCTTCACAGCATCGGTATGCCTATCAATTTTACTGAGCTTGGTGCCAAGGAAGAAGATATCCCTACTCTCGTAAAGAAATTCGGTCTGCCGGAAGGCGGAAGAACCGGCGGATTCGTAAAGCTGAGTTCTGAAGATATTGCTGAAATCTACAAGATTGCGGCTAAAGCTACATTATAAAGGATTTCTCACAGAGGGCACAGAGGCCACAGAGGGATATAATAAAAAAAATATAACTCTGTGTACTCTTTAGCTCTGTGAGGATTTTTTTTCAGGAGGATTCATGAAAGTTCTATTCATAGGCGGAACCGGTACAATCAGCATGGCAATTTCTAAATTGATATTGGAAAAAGGCTGGGAGCTGTATCTTATAAACAGAGGAAACCGTAATAACGATGAGCGTCTTAAAGGTGCGCATTTTATTACAGTTGATATAAATGATGAGAAAGCAGCGGCAGAAAAGCTTGCAGGCATGCAGTTTGATGTAGCATGTGATTTTATTGGCTTTGTACCTTCACAGCTGGAACGCAACTATCGCCTGCTTAAGGGCAAGGTACGTCAGTTTTTGTACATCAGTTCTGCTTCTGCTTATCAAAAGCCTTGTGGAAACTATGTAATCAGCGAAAAAACTCCGCTTGCAAATCCTTACTGGGAATATTCACGCAATAAGATTGCCTGCGAAGACTATCTGATGAAACTTTACAGAGATGAACAGTTCCCTGTAACAATTATAAGACCGAGCCATACTTATGATGAACGTTCGGTGCCACTTGGAGTTCACGGCGACAAGGGCAGCTGGCAGGTTGTAAAGAGAATCAAAGAAGGAAAGCCTGTGATTATTCATGGAGATGGAACTTCGCTCTGGACAATCACACATAATTCTGATTTTGCAAAGGGCTTTGTCGGATTGATGGGAAACATTCACGCAATTGGTGAAGCATTTCAGATTATGAGCGACGAAAGCGTTACCTGGAATCAGATTTACAAGTGCATTGCAGCATCGCTTGGCGTTGAGCTTAAGCCGATTTATGTTTCATCAAGCTATCTTGCAGCACATTCTGATTACGACTTTACAGGAAGTCTGATTGGAGACAAGGCAAACTCTGTTGTTTTTGACTGCAGTAAACTGAAGACACTTGTACCGGACTTTGTTGCAACCAAACGCGCAGATCAGGGAATCAGAGAAACTGTTGAATATGTTCTTGCACACCCTGAATGCCAGATAGAAGACCCGGACTTTGATAAATGGTGCGATGAAATAATCGCAAAAATGAACTAAACATACAGGAGCTGACAATGGTTGACGTAAAAGGAAAATGGGCGCTGGTTACCGGCGCAAACCGAGGAATCGGATATAGAATCGCAAAGTTTATGGCCAGCAAAGGCTGTAATCTGATTTTACACAGCCGCTCACTCGAGCATACTAAGGCCGTACTTGAAGAAGTCCGAGCAATGGGCGTAGAAGCTTACGATATTGCTGCAGAACTCAGCGATCTTTCTCAGGTAGAAGCAATGATGAACGAAATTGAAAAACGCGGAAAGCCGGTTGATATTCTTTTCAACGACGCCGCAGTTCAGATTGCTTACCGCACAGACTACTGGAAAACACCGGTTGAAGATTATTCAAAGAGCTTTGTAATCAACACAATTGCTCCGATGATGCTCTGCTACCGCTTTATTCCAAAGATGATTGAACGCGGCTGGGGCCGTGTAATCAACACAACAAGCGGAATCCGCAACGAACCGGAACAGGCCGGCTACAGCGCAAGTAAAGCAGCCCTCGATAAAGTAACATCTGATATCGGTGGTAAACTCGACGGCACAGATGTCTGCATCAACCTCGCAGACCCGGGCTGGTGTCGCACAGACCTCGGTGGTCCGAACGCTCCAAATGATCCTGACAGCGTAATTCCTGGAATTGTTGTCGGAGCTTTCATTGATGACAAGAAGAGCGGCCGCTGGCTTGGTGCACAAGACTTTGCAGGCCTCACACTTGAAGAAGCAGTAAAAAAAGCTGCAGATTATCCGCAGCTTTTTAAGTAGCAATACACTATATTGAAAAAGTCCTCCTCTCCTTCTGATTCAGCTCGCCTAGGCTGAATCAGTTTCTTTTATGGAGGATTTATCAACTTCTAAAGAATATATCTAGACAAATCCTGATTCTGGCTAATGCCTTCAAGTTTTTCGTCTACATATGCGGCATCAATCTTGATAGTTTCGCCGGCATGTTCATCAGCTTCGAAGTTGATGTCTGCAAGAACCTTTTCCATGATTGTGTGAAGGCGGCGGGCACCAATATTTTCGGCACTTGAATTAACCTCTTCTGCAACCACACTCATGCGGTCCAAAGCATCTTCTGTGATATCGAGTTTAACACCTTCTGTTTCGAGCAGTGATGTGTACTGCATAATCAGGCTGTTCTTTGGTTCGCTGAGGATGCGCTTGAAATCATCTTTGTGGAGAGAATCAAGTTCAACACGCAGCGGGAAGCGTCCCTGAAGTTCCGGAATCAAATCACTTGGAGCAGCAACGCTGAAAGCACCGGCTGCAATAAAGAGAATGTGTGTTGTATCGATTACACCGAACTTTGTATTTACATTGCTTCCTTCAACGATTGGAAGGATATCGCGCTGAACACCTTCGCGGCTTACGTCCTGTCCATGGCTTTCGCCGTGAACGGCAATCTTATCAATTTCATCAATAAATATAATTCCGCTCTGCTCTACACGCTTCTTTGCTTCATCAGCAACTTTATCGTGATCAACCATTCCGTCGAGAACTTCTTCTGTAAGAATCTTACGTGCTTCTTTTACAGTAAGGGTACGCTTTTTACTACGACCCTGACCGTTCATCATATTTAGGATTCCCTGCATGCTGTTCTGAAGGTCGTCGATACTGCCACCGGCAATAATTTCCATATTAGGCATTCCCTGTGGACGGTGAACAACCATGTCTACTTCGCGGTCTTCAAGTTTACCTTCGCGGAGCATCTGGCGGAATTTTTCACGAGTATGATTTTCTGCAGCCTTTTCAGCAGACTCTTCATCAGCTTTCTGCTGTTCTGCAGCTGCCTGATTAGCCTGATTCAAAGCATCCTGCATATCAGCGGCAACCTTGTTTAAGTCAATTGTAATTTCATTTGCACTTGGCTGGCTCAAAAAACCGAGAGGCTTAATTTCAGTTTTCTTGTCTTTTTCGCCATCAGATTTCTTTTTATCGTCTTTTCCAGTTCCAGGTAAAAGCAAATCAAGAAGGCGCTCTTCAACAACGCTTACTGATTTTTCGCGAAGCTGATCTTCCATCTCGGCTTTAACGTCATTGTAGCCTACAGCCATAAGGTCGCGGATCATGCTTTCTACATCGCGGCCAACATAACCAACCTCGGTGTACTTAGTAGCTTCAACCTTTAAGAAAGGTGCACCGCAGAGCTTTGCAAGACGGCGGGCAATTTCTGTTTTACCACAACCGGTTGGTCCAATCATCAAAATATTTTTTGGAGCAACTTCATCACGGATTTCTTCCGGAAGCTTAAGGCGGCGGAAGCGGTTACGGAGCGCAACGGCTACGGCACGTTTTGCCTTTTCCTGTCCGATAATATATCCGTCAAGTTTTTCTACAATCTGTTTTGGTGTAAGTTCTGTTTTATTTTCGTTATTTTCCATAAAAAGTATTCCCAGTTCTTAATACGTCATTGCGAGACCGAAGGTCGAAGCAATCCATATTAATAGATTGCTTCGTCGCTATGCTCCTCGCAATGACGGTTTACTCAAGAGTCTCTATTGTCAGATTCTGATTTGTATAAATACAGATGCTGCCGGCGATATTAAGAGAACGCTCCGCAATCTCCTTAGCGCTCAAATCTGAAGAATCAAGATAAGCGAGAGCCGCAGAATATGCGTAATTTCCGCCCGAACCGATTGCAATTGCATCCTTTTCAGGCTCAATAACGTTACCGTCGCCGCTGATCAAAAGAATCTGTTTTTTATCTGCAACAAGGAGCATTGCCTCTAGCTTCTGAAGAGTGCGGTCTGTACGCCAGGCCTTTGCAAGCTCAACAGCTGAACGCATAATATCTCCGTTATATTCTTTCACCTTGGCTTCAAAGCGGTCAAGCAGAGTAAAAGCATCTGCAACACTACCCGCAAATCCGGTGAGAATCTTTCCATCATAAATCTTTCGAACTTTGCGAGAATTTCCCTTACAAACAGTCTCGCCCAAAGTACACTGGCCATCACCAGCCATAGCAACCTGTCCATTTCTGCGTACTGCAAGAATTGTGGTGCTTCTGATTTTTGTTTTATTTCCCATGAGTTAAAATATAATGATTTACGGAACTTTCGGCAAATAAAAAAGGTGTTTATCGTAAAAGTGATTAAGAATGCGGATGGGCTTTATTGTAGATATCGATGAGTTTTTCGGTAGTAATATGAGTATATCGCTGTGTTGTACTGATAGAACTGTGCCCCAGCATTTCCTGAACAATACGGACATCAGCACCATTTCCAAGCATATTTGTAGCAAAAGTGTGACGGAAAGCATGAGGATTTACATGGCGGTTTGTTCCCTCAACTCCTGAGTATCGGTTAAGAATATATCGGAGACCACCAGTTGTAAGAGGATGCCCTTTAAGATTTATAAAAAGTTCAGCGGGAATCTTTTCAATTTTCAGGTCAATCAGGAGTTTTTTGCGGTCTTTCAGATATTCAGCAAGAGCTTTACGCGATTCCTCAGCAAAATAAACCTTACGCTGTTTATTGCCCTTTCCCGTAACAATAGCTGAACGCCCACCATCCATAAAATCAGAAAGTTTAAGACTAACTATTTCGCTCACACGACAGCCCGAAGAATAAAGCATCAGAAAAAGCGCATGGTCACGGCTTTTCCACAAAAGTTCTTCTTTTACAGGCGCATTACAAATCTCCCCTACTTCAGCCGATGTCATAAAGTTTGGCATACGTTTAGGCAGCTTTACAGTCTTCATTTCCAGCGAAGGATTTTTTTCAACATAACCAAGTTTTTTCGCATAGGCAAACAAAGTACGCACAGCGGCAATAAACCTGTTTACAGTAGCCGCCGATTTATTCTCCGCAGAAAGCCGCCCGATACAAAGCATCAGATTTTCACGAGTGATAGATTTTACATCAAGGTCTGGTGTCAAAAACTCCTGCAGCTGTTTGAGGTCGTTTCCGTACCCTATAACAGTATTATTGGAAAGCCCCCTCACTGCAGAAAGATATAAGAGAAATTCATCTGTAAGCTCGCGTAAAGTCATACTTTGATTATCGGTATGAATTTACGCTTTCGCTACATCTGAACATGCAATTACGTTGATTCCAGTACCCAGCAGATCGTACAGCAGAATGTCACCGCGTTTTACCGGAGCTTTACAGCTGGCACGGCGCACTACTTCCATGCACTGGAGAAGCATATTCTTTGGAACTTCACCTGCAGTTTTTACAGGGACTACCGGCAAAACTCCACCGTTCACTTTGATTGTTGAAGTTAGTGTACGTGTTGGGTTCTGGAGTTCTTTGGCAGCATACTGCTCGCCGCGTTTACAGCCATTGTCTTTTACGCTGAGAACTTTTTTGTTGCCGTCGGCATCGGTTTCAACTTCAACTTCCATTGAACAGCCCATCGGACAGATGATACATGTAAGCGGGATTTTTTCGATTGTATTTTCCATTATTCTGCTACCTCCCCTGAAAGTTGAACTGAAACTGTAATGTCATCGCCGGCTTCTGCAAGCTGGGCCGGAGTAAGTTCTGTTACCTGCATTTCTCCAGGGCGCACAACCTTCTTTCTCACAGATTTCAATATCTTATTATTACTTGAAACTTCGATATAAACATCTTTATAAACATCTGTTGCACGGAACATAATTGAAACATTTCCGTCCTGTACAGCTGATTCAATATACTGAGGCACGGTGTAGCGCACACGGTTTCCAGGGCGCAGGGTGATTTTCTTTCCATCCTGAACAATTTTTCCCTGAACAAACTTTGCTGCATTTTCGCCTGCCCTTAAGCTTTCAGCAGTTACAAAGTCTACGAGGTCATGAACATGAACTGTGTTTCCGCAGGCAAAAATACCTTCTGAAGAAGTCTGCATATGCTCGTTTACAACAGGACCGCTGGTTGCAGAGTCAATTGCAATTCCACAACCTGAAGCGATTTCGTTTTCAGGAATAAGGCCTACAGAAAGCAAAACTGTATCGCACTCAATAAACTCTTCAGTTCCAGGAACAGGCTTACGGTTAGAATCAACTGCCGCTACAGTAACTCCTTCAACACGTTCCTTTCCGTGAATCTGAACAATCGTATGACTGAACTTCAGCGGAATATTAAAGTTCTCAACACACTGAACAATGTTACGACGCAAACCGGAACTGAAAGGCATTACCTCACAGACCAGTTTTACTTCAGCACCTTCCAGAGTAAGACGGCGTGCCATAATCAAACCGATATCTCCGGAACCAAGAATTACAACCTTACGTCCAGGCATATATCCGTCAATATTTACAAAGCGCTGAGCCGCACCTGCAGTAAAGATACCGGCAGGTCTTGTACCCGGAATAATCAGCGCACCGCGGGTTCTTTCACGACAACCGGTCGCAAGAACGACAGCCTTTGCCTTAATGTGCATAAGACCATCTACAGTGTTGATTGCAGTAACAAGGCGATAACCTTCATTCTGCGCAACCTCGAGTACCATAGTATCAGTTTTATATTCAATACCAAGCTTTTCAACTTCATCAGAAAAGCGTGCAGCATATTCCGGACCGGTAAGCTCTTCACCAAAATAATGAAGACCAAATCCGTTATGAATACACTGAAGCAGAATTCCTCCGATTCTTGTATCGCGCTCTAAAATCAAAATGCTGTCTGTACCAGCTTTCTTTGCAGCAATTGCCGCCGCCATTCCGGCAGGACCGCCGCCAATTACAACTATATCGTATTCCATAACAGCGCCCCCTACCTTGTTTTTCCTGTAAGAATATATGAGCAGCCGCCGTTTTTGCGAACGTCCGTCATCGGAATTCCAAGCTCGCGGCTCAAAATCTCAGTTACACGTGGAGAACAGAAACCGCTCTGGCAGCGTCCCATTCCGGCACGGGTTCGGCGCTTAACACCATCAAGATCCACAGCACCGACAGGAGACTTAATTGCCGCAACAATCTCGCCTTCAGTAATCATTTCGCAGCGGCAGATAATTCTTCCATAAAGCGGATTATTTTCAATCAGCTGAGCACGGCGCTCATCATCAGCATCCTTAAAGGATTCAATTCCTTTTCGCACAGCAACAAAGTCACGGTTAGCTTCAAGCTTTACACCAAGTGATTTTTCAACAAGTTCTCGCACATAGCAACCGATTGCAGGAGCCGCAGAAAGTCCCGGCGAACAGATTCCCGCAACGTTTATAAAGCCATGTACCCCACTATCCTCTTCAATAATAAAATCATTTACCGGAGTACCATCCTCATTGTAAGCAAGGGCACGAACACCAGCAAAAGAGTTTATGATATTTCTGCGGGGAATATCCGGAATAGTTTTTCCAGATTTTCTGAAAACTTCATCCTGACCGGCTGCAGTTGTCTCAGTTGCAGTTTTATCGTTTCCATCGGCAGCAGTCGGCCCAGATAAAATATTTCCGTCTACAGTTGGAGTAACCAGAACACCCTTACCCATCTTGTCAGGAGTCTGGAACAAAGTATGACTTGCAAGATATGCACATTTGTTATCAAGCAGATAGTATTCACCACGGCGAGGCACAATTTTAAACTTGCGGGCCCCTGCCATTTCAGAAACAACATCTGCATACAAGCCGGCAGCATTTACTACGCATTTTGCAGAGATGTCGCACTTTCCTGTTCTGATAACAAACAGCCCTGTGCCGTCCGATTCAGAAGCTTTTTCAATTCCATGAACCTCAGTTTCAAGGAAAAGCTTTACTCCATTCATAACAGCATTTTCTGCAAAAGCCCAGGTTGCCATATAAGGACTTACAATTCCTGCAGACTCTGCAAGCAGAGCGCCACAGGCTTCTTCACTTACATTTGGCTCAAGCTTATGAAGCTCCTCACCATCAATAATGCGAAGGCCCGGAACACCATTTGCCACACCACGTTCATACAGCTTTTTGATGTGGTCCATATCTTCATCACAAAAGCCGATAACAAGCGAACCGTTATTCTTATAATCAAAATGAAGAGACTGAGCCAGCTCGGGATACATTGCAGTTCCTTCTACATTAAGCTTAGCCATCAGAGTGCCGGTTTTAGCATCAAAGCCCGCATGAATAATTCCCGAGTTCGCTTTAGAAGTTCCGCAGGCAACATCATCTGATTTCTCAATCATGCACACGTTCAGCCGGTACTTCGCGAGCTCCCTCGCAATGCAAGCTCCTACAACGCCTGCACCAATAATTGCTATATCATAAATCATAAACACCTCAATATGGTAGAGCTAAAAAATGCTTTCGCATTTTTTTTAACGCTCTGCTATTTAACAACGGCCGCCAGCGGCCTTACACATCCTCCCAGTGCTCAGCACGTTCCACGGCCTTTTTCCAGCCTGCATACAATTTCTGTCGCTGGCCGTCATCCATCACAGGCTCGAACACGCGGTCAATTTTGTGATGAGCAAGAATCTCGTCGCGGCTCTCCCAGAATCCTGTTGCAAGACCGGCAAGATACGCAGCACCAAGCGCAGTAGTTTCAACATTAGCAGGACGACAAACCTTAGCATTCAGAATATCAGCCTGGAACTGCATCATTACGTTGCTGACACACGCACCACCGTCTACGTTCAGTGTATTTATAGGAGTACCTGAATCGGCAACCATAGTATCCAGTACGTCGCGCACTTCGTAAGCAATTCCTTCAAGGGCAGCACGGCAGATATGAGCCTTCTTTACACCGCGGGTAAGACCAACAATAGTTCCACGCGCATACATATCCCAGTAAGGAGTACCAAGACCTACAAAGGCAGGTACAAGATAACAGCCGTTTGAATCCGGAACCGACTCTGCCAGGCGGTCAATTTCTGGCGCACTGGAAATCAGTTCAAGTTCATCGCGAAGCCACTTAATAACAGCACCGCCAATGAATACACTTCCCTCAAGCGCATATTCAATCTTGCCGTTCATACCAAGCGCAATCGTAGTCAAAAGCTCCTTAGAGTGAACAGGCTTGTCACCGGTATTCATAAGCATAAAGCAACCTGTACCGTAAGTATTCTTAGCATCACCCTTCTTAAAACAGCCCTGACCAAAAAGAGCTGCCTGCTGATCACCAACAGCCGAAGCCAGAGGAACTTCAAAACCGCAAACTTCAGGATCTGTATTACAATATACACATGAAGAATCACGAACCTCAGGAAGAAGTCCTGCAGGAATTCCAAGCAGGTCCAGAAGCTCCTTATCCCACTCAAGCTTATAGATATTGAAAAGCATCGTACGACAGGCGTTAGTATAGTCAGTCACATGCGCGCGGCCACCGCTCAATTTCCAGATAAGCCAGGTATCAATAGTTCCCGCAAGAAGTTCGCCCTTCTCAGCGCGTTCTCGAACGCCTGGAACATTGTCCAATATCCATTTGATTTTTGTACCGGAAAAATATGCGTCAATGAGAAGTCCGGTCTTCTCACGGATTTTATCCGACCAGCCGTCTGCAATCAGTTTTTCGCAGTAATCGGCCGTACGACGACACTGCCAGACCACAGCGTTGTAAACAGGTTTTCCGGTTTTCTTATCCCAGATTACAACCGTCTCACGTTGGTTGGTAATTCCAATAGCGGCAATTTCGTCATGTCTGATTTCTTTTTCAATTAAAAGACTCTGAAGAACCTTAAGCTGACACTTAAAGATTTCTTCGGCATCATGCTCAACCCAGCCCGGGTGCGGATATATCTGATTAAATTCGCGCTGCTTAGAACCAAGAGGCGAACCGTTCTTATCGTAAACAACAGCACGGCAGGATGTCGTGCCTTCATCAAGAGAAATTACATATTTTTTCTTATTTTCCATGCTTCATATGATAGCATT
The Treponema bryantii DNA segment above includes these coding regions:
- a CDS encoding NAD-dependent epimerase/dehydratase family protein; its protein translation is MKVLFIGGTGTISMAISKLILEKGWELYLINRGNRNNDERLKGAHFITVDINDEKAAAEKLAGMQFDVACDFIGFVPSQLERNYRLLKGKVRQFLYISSASAYQKPCGNYVISEKTPLANPYWEYSRNKIACEDYLMKLYRDEQFPVTIIRPSHTYDERSVPLGVHGDKGSWQVVKRIKEGKPVIIHGDGTSLWTITHNSDFAKGFVGLMGNIHAIGEAFQIMSDESVTWNQIYKCIAASLGVELKPIYVSSSYLAAHSDYDFTGSLIGDKANSVVFDCSKLKTLVPDFVATKRADQGIRETVEYVLAHPECQIEDPDFDKWCDEIIAKMN
- the flgB gene encoding flagellar basal body rod protein FlgB, whose product is MNSFTRSIDLLQREMDVTSLRYQVTANNLANSEVPNFKRSTVNFESELKRALDSEKEAKNAFHLTTTDSRHIQVNVPYDYRDVQPRRVLDYTTTAKANGNNVDAETEANNILQIQMQYRMLTQLTSFEFDQVSTAMKK
- the flgC gene encoding flagellar basal body rod protein FlgC; translation: MGLFTSINIAATGMAAERLRTDVISDNIANASTTRTQDGGPFKKSTVVMRPVADANPQWRTPFTPSSLDNGPGKGVKVLEITKDTSEGRLVYDPTHPDAYQSGPHKGYVEYPNVNIVNEMVDLISASRAYEANATVVDGAKDMFSAALEIGR
- a CDS encoding PrsW family glutamic-type intramembrane protease, yielding MKFILYFILIPALLPVFLILRYVYLLDKNEREPLNFVLKVVIYGAIFSIPCAAAERFLISMISMYYDPATILFVWMENTVGVALVEEFSKWLVLMLIVWKNRNFDYRYDGIVYAVSASLGFAALENILYVVSYGTGVSIGRAIFAIPGHATFGVFMGYWLSRAKTFWLDGKTGRMKFCKLLALGIPMLIHGAYDFLLSEQVAALGYQYVFYIYVILLDFFAWRIIKHEFRTDRPL
- a CDS encoding iron-containing alcohol dehydrogenase, whose protein sequence is MDNFTFYSPTKFVFGKDTEQQAGALVKEFGGSKVLLHFGGKSAEKSGLLGRVRESLKGAGVDFVELGGVHPNPLDDLVYEGIDLCRKNGVDFILAVGGGSVIDSAKAIAMGVCYDGDFWDFYSYTAQPKKALPVGTVLTIAAAGSEGSGDSVITKKDGMIKRGTGGECIRPKFSILNPALTQTLPAYQTACGATDIMAHVCERYFTNTKDVETTDRLCEAVLMAMIHETPKVIADANDYEARANIMWAGMVAHNNIVGVGRDQDWNSHGIEHELSGLYDCAHGAGLAVIMPSWMEFVYKHDVMRFAQWATRVWGCKMDFADPEATAREGIKRFREFLHSIGMPINFTELGAKEEDIPTLVKKFGLPEGGRTGGFVKLSSEDIAEIYKIAAKATL
- the fliE gene encoding flagellar hook-basal body complex protein FliE, giving the protein MKIQDFGTLQMVRTDKAHFGQGKIQPLTANIPGMSPIEKLNRTEAASIQRAGESKSFQSYLLDALSTVNSQQLDVTAVQEKLITDPDDVDIHDVTIAMAKARQSLNLAQTVIDRLVTGWNEITTTR
- a CDS encoding SDR family NAD(P)-dependent oxidoreductase; amino-acid sequence: MVDVKGKWALVTGANRGIGYRIAKFMASKGCNLILHSRSLEHTKAVLEEVRAMGVEAYDIAAELSDLSQVEAMMNEIEKRGKPVDILFNDAAVQIAYRTDYWKTPVEDYSKSFVINTIAPMMLCYRFIPKMIERGWGRVINTTSGIRNEPEQAGYSASKAALDKVTSDIGGKLDGTDVCINLADPGWCRTDLGGPNAPNDPDSVIPGIVVGAFIDDKKSGRWLGAQDFAGLTLEEAVKKAADYPQLFK